The genomic interval CAACCACTTGAGCCTTCAACCGCTGAGGAATCTATGGGGCGAACCGGTCAGAATCGCGACGGCATTTCGACGTTGCAGATCATCTTGATCATCGTGGGGGTGTTGATCGGTATGTTCGTGATCGTGGGGCTGCTCGGCGCCATGGCGTTCCGCGGCATCACCAAGGCCCGCGAAACGGCCCGCAAGCTGCGCTGCTCGCAACAGATGCGCGATCTTGCAGTATCCCTTAATAGCTACGAAATCGATCGTCGCCAGTACCCCGGCTATCGCAATATCTTGCTAATGACCAATAACGAGTCGTACCACGACGAGGCGAGCAAGGCCGAAGGTGTGAGTTGGACGGTGCCCATTCTGCCGTATCTAGACTATACGTACGTTTACGACACGTATCGCACACCGGGGGGCAAGTCGGAATTGCTCATGGCCTCGATCGAGAATCTCGCCTGTCCGTCCGATCTTCCTTTGGATGCGGGACTTCCTATGTCCTATGTCGTCAACGCCGGTTGCATCGACGCCGAGGGAACGCCCGCGACGCCCGGCGAGAAGAACTCGGGCATTCCGCGCGACTGGCAATCAAACGGCGTGTTCTTCGATCGAGTGATCGGCAACCCATTGGCCAAGGCCTCGCAGGGGAAAGGCGAAGCCCTTGTGCCGATGGTCACGCAGACGAACGCCTGGATTTCCCGCTACGATGGCATGGTTCAGACGATCATGCTGACCGAAAACATGGATCGTGGTCACGCGGCCGACATTGCCGAACCTCTGGTCGGCGCGATCTGGGACATCAATGCCAAGGTCGCCGGCTCCGGGACGTTTCAACCGGGTTCGCCGCCGCCGCACGCCACCCCGGCCAAGCCGTCGTACGTCATCAACGTCGGTGGCCGAAAGAAAACCGGCCAGTCCGCCACCCAGCGCAAGTCGGAGGACATTCCGTACGATCTGGCCCGGCCGTCGTCGCCGCATTTCAATGGAGTGAACGTGGCCTTCTGCGACGGGCACATCGAGTTTCTGCGGGACGACGTCGATTACTTTGTTTACTGTCTGCTGATGTCGGCCGACAGCAAGAACGTGCGCGTGCCCGGTGAGTCGGCCCCATTGGAAAAGAACTGGTTCAAAGTGCCAGTCGATGACACCTGGCTGTCGCGCTATTGATCGCAGCGTGCTGGCAACGACACGACCAGACGGTAGGTCGTAGGTCAGGCCTTGGCCTGACAAGATGGTGCGCACCACGTCGTCAGGCCAAAGCCTGACCTACAGCACTGGCCATCACCCTTGGTGCCGCTGGGCGCTGGCCTTGCCATCCTGACGGAAAACCTGATTCTCTCAAAGCGAAGGTTGATTGGCAGCGAGCGCCTTGATTTCGCTTGGGGTGATCGCGCGTTGATGGATTTGCAAATCGACGAGTTGGCCGTTGAAGGGCCCGTTGATGCCGGAGCCGAGTCGCAAGGGGGCCGAGCTGTCGAGATTCCACGCCGAAGTGTCCAAGTCGGCGTTTTCGGCGACTTGCTTTCCGTCCACGTACAGCGTGAGGCGATTCGCGGTCTTGATCGCGGCGACGTGATGCCAGCCCGTCGGCAGCGTGTGATCCCACGAGACTTGCCGGCCCTGTCGCGCGGCCCACACCTTCCCCGAGGGCAGCGTGCTGCAAAAGACCTCGCCAGCGTGCTCGGCCATCGTCCACGCTCGGCGATACTCCACGTCCGGCGTGAGATCGAGTCGCTGCCAGAGCGACCACTTCCCTGCGCCGTCATAAGCATAGACCTGCGCCAGTGGCAGCGTGCCGGCAACAAAGCGGCCGTTATGCACCATCATGCCCATGACCTCCAACTCCCCGCCAAGACGTCCGATGTCCGTCCAGCGCCCCACGTCTTCAAAGCGGAAGACGCGCCCGCTGTTCCAAGTGGCGACGTGCAGGTGGCCGTCGTAATTGGCAAAGGCGTAGGTCTGCGAGTTGTCGCCAATCTGGCCGCAGTCCGTCCACGTTTTGCCATCATAGCGGTAGACGCGTCCGCCATCGTAGCTCGTGGCGTAGAGGAAGCCGTCATGTACCGTGAGCGAGACCACGCGGCGCGGCCCCATCTCGCCGGTCTTGTATGCTGGGCCAATGGCATCAGGGAGCCGCGTCCACCGCGAGCCACCCTCATAGCGGAAAAAACCGGGCGGTTTGTAGAGCGACGAGGCATACAGCCGCCCCTGAAACACCACCAGCCCGCCCACGGCCTCCGTATCGGGCAGTTGCCCACAATCCACCCAATTCGTGCCACCTTCATGGCGAAAAACACGACCGCCGAGCTTCGTGTTTGGCGATTCCGGCAGGTGCGATCCCGCCACGCGATACTTGCCCGTGCCCGCATACAACGCGCCTTCGTAAACAGCGAGCGCTTTGACGGCGTTGCTGCCATCAAGCGCGCCGAGTGAGGTCCAGCGATCGCCCCCCTCATAGCGATACACACGCCCGCTTTCGCCCGCGTCTGGCTCGCAGGTGCCCGCATATAGGGCACCATTGTGCGCGGCCAGGGAGAAAGCAAGCAACGCCTTGCCAGGCCGCCCGCAGTCGCGCCATGGGCCTGGCTTGTCATCGTCGATGCCAAACTGCAAATGTCGCCAGTTCGCCTGGCTTGCCGTGACGCCGGGATTGCACTTCAGCGTGAGATGAAAACCACGCCGCTTCTGCGCATCGTATTGGCTGATCAAATCCCCCGTTACTCGATCCGTCGCGTCGGCCCTCGCCCATGCCGCAATGGAAAAATCGCCCGTGCCTAGCGTTGGCGCCGTCTGAGCCGGGATGCCCATTGCCTGGTCGACGCGTGGCCAGGTGCGCGCGGCAGGTTCCGCAGCGTGGAGGCACGAGAGCGCGGGGAGCATTAGAGCGAGAACGGCGAGGATACGTTTCATCCGACACTTCCCATTTGGCTTGAGGCAGGAACCAACCCAAGGTCATAGTGCTTGCCAAATCCTAACCACGCATCCCTCATCATGTCCAGCAGTCCGTTGGGGAGCCAAGGAGGGGCATTCCACGGTCCAAGAAGTACGTCCGTTTCCGGCCCGATGCGGAGCGTCAGGTTAGTTAGGATATCCTCAAAAAGCGTCGCGGAAGGCGCGGAGAGTCCAAGCCCTTTTGAGAGTGGATGCGGTGGCGCGAATTGGAAGGCTGCTCGAATCGCCAAGGCCTACGGTTGCCGGGTTCAAGCCGTCGAGAAGCGGCGAAAGCAAAGGGGCACCGAGGGCTGTGAAATCGTATAAAGGCCGATTAGTCGCCCGTGGTCAAGGCCTTTGTCACTTCCCCTTGGTCTTGGCCCAGATGTAGCCACGGGGCATATGCGTGTCGGGATCGACCTTGGCCATGCCCGCCACCAGCGTGTCGAGCGGCACCCAATACGGCTCGTACCAGTCGCGATCCGGGTCGAAGATCAGCACTTGCTCGTGCTCGGTGTCGTAGGCGGCCACCGGCGCGACGTGGCCCGTCTCGCCTTTGGGATCGTCGGTGAACTCGGCTTGCCAAAAGAAGACGACTACGAAATCGTCGTCAGACTTTTCATTCTCGATCAGCATTTGCTTCACTCGCTCGCGCAGCCCGTCATCGCCCGGCGTGATGCGAACCGCGATCACCTCATACTGCTTGGGGCCGAACTTTTCGAGTGCCTCGCGCAGGTAGCCCCCCAGCGACTCGATCGTCACCCCTTCGCCCCCCTCGGTGATGGCTTCTTTCCAGCGCGGATGGGCCACGTTGTTCAGCAACCGCTGCTGAGTGATCAGCTCGTCCTCGGAACCCAGGTCGACTTGGGCCCGCATGCCGTTGACGATCATCATCGAACTGGCCACCGAGCAGGCCCGGTCGTTGAACTGGTGGATGTAATAGGGCATGAGGGCCCAAAAGTCGGGGGCGTCGTTTGTGCGCAGATACTCGCGGGCATGAAACAGCCGAGTGGCTTTGGTCCCGTACTTAGGCTGGACGGGAATATCGTCCGCCCGCCCGACGACGGCCAGCAGCGCGCCGACGACGAGGGCAACACCAGCGGTGAGCGAAAGTGGCCACGAACGGCGCAGCATGAACAAGCGGCCGAGCGACCGCACGGTGAACAGCGACATATTCAAAGTTCCTCGACAAGCGACAATAAGACGCCGGAAAAAGACGAGCGGCGTGGCGATCGTTGTCACAGAGGAAGTGCGATGCGTTAAGTATACCAAAAAAACGAGCGGGTGTTCGCCCGCAGTCCGCACCGCCAAAGGGCCGGTTCATTCCAGAAGGTAGGTCAGGCCTTGGCCTGACACTGCTGTGCGTCGAAAAATCATATGGATGTCACAATTACGTCAGGCCAAGGCCTGACCTACGGGATTCACTCTCGCAGCGCTTGCACTGTTGCCCTAAAGGCTTCCACCGTCCGTTGCAGGTCTTCACCGTTATGCACCGACGATGTTGGTCCGCCGGGCCAACTGAAGATTTCCACACCGTGGGCCAGCATGCCTAGCCGGAGCAGGAAACTCGTCTGCCGATCCACGCGCTTCAGCACCTGGTAATCGACGCGGCCGGCTTCGATGTCGGCGGCCGTGACCGGCAATCGATCGGGGTTAGTGAAAATGTGAAAGCCCGAGTACGTGCCGTACACCACCCACGGCAGTTGCTCGTCGCGGACCACGCGCTGCAGGGCCTCGCGCAACCGGGCCGCATAGTCGTTGGCCCGGGCACAGGCATCGGTCTGGGCCACGATCTCGATCGTGGCAATGCCCGCCGCCGCCGACAGAGGGTTGGCGTTGAACGTCCCCTGGTGGCCGACTTTTTCGCGCCCAGCCTGGGCCGAAGCCGCGAAGTCGAGCAGGTCCAGCACCTCGCGCCGCCCCACGACCGCGCCGCCGGGCAAGCCGCCGGCCACAATCTTGGCCAGCGTGGTCAAGTCGGGCGTCACGCCCAGCACCTGCTGCGCGCCCCCTGGTGAGCAACGGAACCCGGTGATGACTTCATCGAGGATCAGTAACGCACCATGCCGCGTGGTCGCCTCGCGCAGCGCGCCGACGAACTCGGGCACAATCGGCGTCTGCCCCCAACTGCCGCCGGTTGGTTCGATGATCACAGCCGCCACATCACCGCGGGCTAGCAGGGCTTCGACCCCGGCGATGTCGTTCGGGCGAGCCAGCAGAATCTCGTGGGCCAGCTCGGGGAGTACCCCCGGTGTGGGCGTGCCGTCGAAGTGGGACGTCACGCCAAAGGCCATGTGATCGTGCCAGCCGTGGAAGTGGCCGAGGAACCGCACCACCTTCGACCGACCGGTGAAGGCCCTTGCCAGTCGCAACGCGAGCAGCGTCGCTTCGGTCCCCGACGCGGTGAAGCGGACGCGCTCGGCACTAGGCATGAGTTGCTGAATCAGCCGCGCCCAGCGCAGCTCCAAAGGATGATTCGTGCCAAAGTGCGTGCCGAGCGCCAGTTGCCGGTTCACCGCTTCGACGACCGCCGGCGGGTTGTGACCCAAGAGAAGCGCGCCGTGCCCGCCGGCGTAGTCGACGTACTCGTTTCCATCGACATCCCACTTGCGTGAACCGGCGGCCCGCTCGACGTAGATTGAGTACGGCTCCAGGTAGCGGCTATCGTGAGCGATGCCGCTGGGGAGCAACGATTTCGCCTCGCGGGCAAGTTCGGCCGAGCGGGGCGTGCGCTGACGAAACAGCGCGGTCAGCTTTTCGGCGGCGCGTTTCGCTGCGCCGCTAGATTCTGTAAGTGTCGCCATGCCGACCAGCATACCTGCTGACGACATGGAAGCCTATGATCGGGGATTTTGGAATCCGAGTGGCACGCCCAGCCGCTGGGCGTGGGGAAGCAGGAACCAGCCCCGACATTTGATCGGCGATTCGCCACGCCCTGCGCTGCGCTTGGGACGTGCCACCCAGAAAACGGTGTCGTCACCGAGGGTTAGCGATGGAATTCAAAGCCCAGACCGGTCGCGTTGCCAGCGACCCAGGGGACGAGGAACGGCCGCGTGTTGCCGCGATAGGTGTTGTCGACCGCGGTCACGGCGGCATAGGCCATGCACAGCCCCAGGAACGCCTGTGACGGATAGTGAGCGCTATCGTTCACACGGCCCACCGCAGGAAAGACTGACAAGGTGTACAAGCTGGCTTTCAACACGGGCCGGTCGGTCATCTTGGCGGCGCTCATGAACACGAGGCCGCCGATAAAGGCGTCGCCGCTGACGCCGTGGCTGCTTTGGAAGGGACGCCAGTGCGAATCGTAGGGCTCTTGAGTCGGCCGCGAGCCACCGGTGACAACCTGCATCAACAGCATCGGCGGCGCGCCGACCAACGCTGCGCGGATGCCACGTTCACCATACTCTTCAATCAGCCCGCCGGCGGGGCGATCCTCGAACAGCAAGCCCAACGCCATCATCCCACCCATGGCCGGCAGCATGTATTGCCCCTTGCCAAAGACGGCAAAGTCATTGTGCAGCCAGGTCTGATAGCCGGCCCGGTCGAACCAGGCCTGGCGGATTTCCTGGTCGGCGTCGGTGTTGGCTAGGGCGGCCCCCACGCCGAACGCGGCGGTCAGTCCCGCCAGGTTCGGCAGCGAATAGTAGTTCACATAGTCGCCAACGATGCCGGTGCCAAACTCCTTCATCCGCAGCTTGAACGTCACCGGCTGGGATTCGGCGAACGTATCGTGCAGCGACAAGGCTGGCACCGGCGTATCGACGCGGCCGACGCGCTGGGCGATTTCACGTAACAGGCGTTGCTCCTCGGCGGCGTCGCGTCCCAGCGGACGCCAGGCGGCGGCGTCGGGATCGACGCCCCGCAGCTCGTCGCGGGTTTCGACGTAGGCCGAGACTTCGATCGCGTAGCCGCGCTCGTTCGGCCGAACCGAAACACCGACCCAGCGGCGCTGCTGCGGCGCAATGACCGAAGCCGGCGGGGGCAACACAAGCGCGAACGATTGAATGATGCCGGGGGCCGCTTGGCCCGGTTGACCGGACGGGGGCTGGTTGCGCTCGATCGGGTAGTTGTCGTCGATGGTGTCGACGAGCTTTTCCCATAGTCGATTGGCTGGCTGCGGCGGCGCTTGGAGCGGGTTGTCGACCACCAGCGGAGCCGGCACTGGCAGATCGAGCGGCGCCGGCGCTGGTGCGAGAGACATGCCAGATTGTGCCTGGGCGTTCGCGACGTGCGCGCAGCTTGCCACGAGCGTCGACGCGACAACGGCGACACGGACGAAGCGCAGCGGCAGTGGTAACCGGGGCATCAATCGAGCCGGTAAACGGTTACTGACGGGTTGTGGTATGAGACGAGCAAGCGACGGGGGCGACACACGACTTCGATCGAAGCCGGCGGCGCAAATCGGGCGGGGATCAAGACGAGCGAATCGGAAGGGAGGCGGATTGTCCGAGAATCGCCCGGCCGCGGCAAGATCGACTTAAGTTTCGAGAGCGCAATCCGTTACTGTGCCGCAGGGGCGTGCGAAAGCAAGACCACAGGGGGGTAGGGGGAGCGGGGGAGCGTGCGCAGCGTGATGGCTTGGGTAGCCCCGACAACTTGTTGTCGGGGTTGCGCAGCAACAAGAGGGGATGAGAACGCGACAAAACGAGGGGGACGCCAGTATGCAATCCCTCTTCTTTTAGCCCCCGGTGAGTCACCGGGGGCCGGCACTGGAACTCGCATGGCCCCCGGTCATTGACCGGGGGCTAATGGCGGGCGAGAAGGCCCTTACAGCAGCCCGTAGGCGGTCAGGGTCTTGCGCAGCTTGGCTTCTTCGGCGGTCGTCAGGGGCGTCATCGGCAGCCGCATCTCGCCCGTATCGCGGCCCAGCATCTTCATGGCCGCTTTGACCGGGATCGGGTTGGTGGCCAGACCGAGCATGTCGCGGCAGAGGTTGAACAGCTTGTAGTGCCAGCGTTGGGCCTCGGCCAGATTTCCCGCCGCAAAGGCCGATAGCAGCGACAGCATGTCCTTGGGGACGATGTTGCCGACGACCGAGATGATGCCCCGCCCGCCGATCGACAGCAGCGGCAGGGTCAGGCTGTCGTCGCCGCTTAGCACGGTCAGATCGGTCGAGGCGATGATCTGGGACGCCTGGTCCATCGAGCCGGTGGCTTCCTTGACCATCGCAATGTTCTTGTGCTCGGCCATCCGGATGATCGTCTCGGGCTCGATGTTCTTGCCCGTCCGGCCTGGAATGTTATAGACGCAGATCGGCAGATTGGTCTCTTCGGCCAGCGCCTTGAAGTGTTGGTAAAAACCTTCTTGCGTCGGCTTGTTGTAGTACGGCGCAACGACCAATGCCGCGTCGGCCCCCGCCTTGGCCGCCACCGAGGTCAAGCGCAGCGCCTCGCGCGTGCTGTTCGAGCCGGTGCCGGGCATGACCTGGCAACGGCCGGCGACGATTTGCACCGTCTCGTTGATTACGCGCTCGTGCTCGTCGTGCGACAAGGTCGGCGATTCGCCGGTCGTGCCCACGGGACACAAGCAGCGCGTGCCGGCGGCGATCTGAAAATCGATCTGCGCGCGGAACGCGGCCCAGTCGATCTGGCCGTCCTTGAACGGAGTGGTGATGGCAACCGACAGTCCGGCAAACGCTTCGCCTCGGGTGGGCATGATCTAATGGCTCGGTGAACAGGAAGAATGGGGTCGTATTTTGTCGCCGCGTCCGCCGGCGGCGTAATCCGTCATAATAGGCGTTGTAGTGCGGTGAAACCAGGGGCCGGCCGGCGGCTCCGTTATCGGAAACCGGAGAATTATGCGTGTAAAACCACCAGGTAGATCGCCATGGCCGCGCCGACAATCGCCAGGACGACGGCCATGATAATGCCCAGCGACCAGCGCGGGGCGACGTAGGCTTCGCGCCGGTCGATGCGCAGCAAGAACTGCCGGTGCTGCCAGGCGGCTGCCAGGTTCACGACCACGCCCAGCGCGACCAAGGCGGTGCCGATCGCCAGCGACAGTCCGGTATGGCGTGGGTGATGTTGCTGTTCGAGTCCGCTCAGTTCGCGGAGGAACAACCCAAAGCGGGCCACGACGAAGCCAAAGCCCATCATCGCCAGCCCCGTCCGCATCCAAGCGAGCAGCGTCCGCTCGCCAGCCAGGCGCGTGCGAGGATCTTCAGGGGGAAGTTCGGTGGGTGGCATGAGTTGTCGCGTGGCGTGTGATTCCAACACCTCTCCCTTTAAGGGAGAGGTCGCGGAGCGAAGCGCAGCGGGTGAGGTTAAACGCGCTGCAGGCCAATAAACTCCGCGCCAAGCGATTGAACACCGAGCACCAAGTTTATTTGGCCATTGACTTCTTTACCCTCCCCCAGCCCCTCCCTGGCAGGGAGGGGTGTTTATCGTTGATGGTGCATGAATATCACGACTGCGCCGTGCTAAACTTGCAGCAGCAAGTTCTTCATCTCGCGGACGGCTTGCTGGAAGCCGACCATCAAGGCACGGGCGACGATGCTGTGGCCGATGTTCAATTCGTGCATGTGCGGAATGGCCGCCACGTCGACAACGTTCTGATAGTTCAATCCATGACCGGCGTGCAACGTCAGCCCGGCTTCGACAATCTGCTTGCCGGCTTGGGTCAGCTTGACCAACTCGGCCGTGCGCGCTTTGCCTGGCGAGGCCAGCGCATATTGTCCGGTGTGTAGTTCGACCGCCACGGCGCCCAGCCCGAGGCCGGCGTCGATCTGCCGCGGGTCGGGATCGAGGAACAGGCTCACCTCGACACCGGCGTCGACCAGCCGGCGGGTGCAATCGGCGATGCGAGCCCGATTGCCCACCACGTCCAAGCCGCCCTCGGTGGTCACCTCGGCCCGGTTCTCGGGCACCAGCGTGGCCTGGTGAGGTCGCGCGCGGCAGGCGATCTGCATCACGTCTTCATTCACGGCCAGTTCCAGGTTGAGCTTCACCGTGACCGTCTGGCGCAACAGCTCAAGGTCGCGGTCCTGGATGTGGCGGCGGTCTTCGCGGAGGTGAATCGTAATGCCATCGGCGCCCCCCAGCTCGGCCAAGGCGGCGGCCCAGACCGGGTCGGGCTCGTAGGTGCGACGGGCCTGCCGGACGGTGGCCACGTGATCGATGTTGACGCCTAGATGAACCATGCTCGGCGAGCCGGTCGGGCCCGCTCCCCCATCAGTAATGCCAAAAACGGGTTGCTTGAGCCGGTCGATTATAGCTGCCCGCTGGTGGCTGGCTCAAGGAACGCATTCGAGCGGTAATGGTTCGCGCACCTGGCACTTCTCCCCAGGCAAGGCTGTTCCTGGGCTTTGCCACGCGGGCGAAGGTGCTGTTTCGACGCGGCGGAAGCGCATAGAATGTCTTTGCGCCACAGTCACCCCGCGCATCACGCGAACCATCGCCTAAGGAGATTGACGCATGGCTACCATCGCTTCGCCCGTCCGCCGGCCGCAGATTCGCCACACCG from Planctomycetota bacterium carries:
- a CDS encoding DUF1559 domain-containing protein; translated protein: MGRTGQNRDGISTLQIILIIVGVLIGMFVIVGLLGAMAFRGITKARETARKLRCSQQMRDLAVSLNSYEIDRRQYPGYRNILLMTNNESYHDEASKAEGVSWTVPILPYLDYTYVYDTYRTPGGKSELLMASIENLACPSDLPLDAGLPMSYVVNAGCIDAEGTPATPGEKNSGIPRDWQSNGVFFDRVIGNPLAKASQGKGEALVPMVTQTNAWISRYDGMVQTIMLTENMDRGHAADIAEPLVGAIWDINAKVAGSGTFQPGSPPPHATPAKPSYVINVGGRKKTGQSATQRKSEDIPYDLARPSSPHFNGVNVAFCDGHIEFLRDDVDYFVYCLLMSADSKNVRVPGESAPLEKNWFKVPVDDTWLSRY
- a CDS encoding LamG domain-containing protein, coding for MKRILAVLALMLPALSCLHAAEPAARTWPRVDQAMGIPAQTAPTLGTGDFSIAAWARADATDRVTGDLISQYDAQKRRGFHLTLKCNPGVTASQANWRHLQFGIDDDKPGPWRDCGRPGKALLAFSLAAHNGALYAGTCEPDAGESGRVYRYEGGDRWTSLGALDGSNAVKALAVYEGALYAGTGKYRVAGSHLPESPNTKLGGRVFRHEGGTNWVDCGQLPDTEAVGGLVVFQGRLYASSLYKPPGFFRYEGGSRWTRLPDAIGPAYKTGEMGPRRVVSLTVHDGFLYATSYDGGRVYRYDGKTWTDCGQIGDNSQTYAFANYDGHLHVATWNSGRVFRFEDVGRWTDIGRLGGELEVMGMMVHNGRFVAGTLPLAQVYAYDGAGKWSLWQRLDLTPDVEYRRAWTMAEHAGEVFCSTLPSGKVWAARQGRQVSWDHTLPTGWHHVAAIKTANRLTLYVDGKQVAENADLDTSAWNLDSSAPLRLGSGINGPFNGQLVDLQIHQRAITPSEIKALAANQPSL
- a CDS encoding aspartate aminotransferase family protein → MATLTESSGAAKRAAEKLTALFRQRTPRSAELAREAKSLLPSGIAHDSRYLEPYSIYVERAAGSRKWDVDGNEYVDYAGGHGALLLGHNPPAVVEAVNRQLALGTHFGTNHPLELRWARLIQQLMPSAERVRFTASGTEATLLALRLARAFTGRSKVVRFLGHFHGWHDHMAFGVTSHFDGTPTPGVLPELAHEILLARPNDIAGVEALLARGDVAAVIIEPTGGSWGQTPIVPEFVGALREATTRHGALLILDEVITGFRCSPGGAQQVLGVTPDLTTLAKIVAGGLPGGAVVGRREVLDLLDFAASAQAGREKVGHQGTFNANPLSAAAGIATIEIVAQTDACARANDYAARLREALQRVVRDEQLPWVVYGTYSGFHIFTNPDRLPVTAADIEAGRVDYQVLKRVDRQTSFLLRLGMLAHGVEIFSWPGGPTSSVHNGEDLQRTVEAFRATVQALRE
- a CDS encoding 4-hydroxy-tetrahydrodipicolinate synthase, yielding MPTRGEAFAGLSVAITTPFKDGQIDWAAFRAQIDFQIAAGTRCLCPVGTTGESPTLSHDEHERVINETVQIVAGRCQVMPGTGSNSTREALRLTSVAAKAGADAALVVAPYYNKPTQEGFYQHFKALAEETNLPICVYNIPGRTGKNIEPETIIRMAEHKNIAMVKEATGSMDQASQIIASTDLTVLSGDDSLTLPLLSIGGRGIISVVGNIVPKDMLSLLSAFAAGNLAEAQRWHYKLFNLCRDMLGLATNPIPVKAAMKMLGRDTGEMRLPMTPLTTAEEAKLRKTLTAYGLL
- a CDS encoding DUF202 domain-containing protein, which translates into the protein MPPTELPPEDPRTRLAGERTLLAWMRTGLAMMGFGFVVARFGLFLRELSGLEQQHHPRHTGLSLAIGTALVALGVVVNLAAAWQHRQFLLRIDRREAYVAPRWSLGIIMAVVLAIVGAAMAIYLVVLHA
- a CDS encoding pyridoxine 5'-phosphate synthase, with protein sequence MVHLGVNIDHVATVRQARRTYEPDPVWAAALAELGGADGITIHLREDRRHIQDRDLELLRQTVTVKLNLELAVNEDVMQIACRARPHQATLVPENRAEVTTEGGLDVVGNRARIADCTRRLVDAGVEVSLFLDPDPRQIDAGLGLGAVAVELHTGQYALASPGKARTAELVKLTQAGKQIVEAGLTLHAGHGLNYQNVVDVAAIPHMHELNIGHSIVARALMVGFQQAVREMKNLLLQV